A window of Cytobacillus sp. FSL H8-0458 genomic DNA:
GATATGGCGATGAAAATTGAATTGGCACGAAATATGGTCTATAAGGCTGCATGGCTGAAAGACCAGGGAAGACCATTTGCCAAAGAAGCTTCCATGTGCAAGCTCTATGCCTCTGAAATCTGTATGGAAATCGCGGACCAGGCTGTTCAGATCCACGGCGGATACGGCTATATGAAAGAATACCATGTAGAACGCTACATGAGGGACGGTAAGCTCACAGAAATCGGGGAAGGCACCTCAGAAGTACAAAGAATGGTCATTGCGCGCCTAATTGGATGCTAAAACTGTATATTGAGGAACGAATGAGACATCCAGGTGAAATAATTAGCAAAAACTCCATCCTCTAGATGGAGTTTTTTGTCCATTTTATGAACAAGATTTGACAAAGTTTACAATAGGGCTTTTCCTTCTGAGTTTTTTAAAGTAAAATAGAGATTGTTTGTATACTTACTTAAACTGAATGTGCTTACATAAGGGAGGTTAAATCATGAATCGCAATCCAATCATTCCATTTGTGTTAATTATGGTTTTTGGTGTGGTAGCAATGTTCCTAGTTTCTTTTAAAGGTCTTGGCGATATGGAAGAGCTTGCAAAAGAACAGGAAGGCGGCGGTGCTGAAACTGAAGAAACTGCAGCTGCGACCCCTGAAGAAATTTACCAGAAGAGCTGTATCGGATGTCACGGTGACCAGTATCAAGGCGGAGTTGGTCCTGCTCTAACAGGTGTAGGTGATCGTTTATCGCAGGATGAAATCGCAGATATCGTAGTAAACGGTAAAGGCTCAATGCCTCCAGGATTAGTGCCTCAAGACAAAGCTGCCGAAATGGCTGAATGGTTAGCAGGCCTTAAGTAATACCTATAATGAAAGTCCTTTGCATATGTAAAGGACTTTTTTTATACTATAAGAAAGGCTATCGTAAAATGACGATAGCTTTTTTAGCTGTTCGCTCAAGAAGAGCAGGCGCTATGCGCTTTTTACAATACATAAATAAGTGGTGACAATATGAATACGGAAAAATTATCAAATCGGCTTGAAGCTGTAACAAATTATATTCCCCCAGGTGCACGAGTAGCTGATATAGGCTCAGACCACGCGTATTTGCCATGCTATGCAGTAAAGAAAGGGATTGTCCCTTTTGCCGTTGCTGGTGAAGTGGTGGAGGGTCCTTATCAATCCGCCAAAAAACAGGTGAAAATGGAAGGACTCGAAAATCAGATTTCCGTAAGAAAAGGAAACGGGCTTGAAGTGATTAGCCCAAATGAAGTTGACTGTATAACCATAGCAGGCATGGGAGGATCTTTAATTGCGAGCATTCTTGAAGAGGGGAAGAGCAAGCTTGCTTCTGTAAAGAGGCTGATCCTCCAGCCGAATCTAAGTGCCATTTCGATTAGAAGCTGGCTGATTGACAATGGCTGGGAGCTAATAGCCGAAGATATTCTTGAAGAAGACGGAAAGGTCTATGAAATCCTTGCAGCTGAAAAAGGAGAGCCATTGAAACCATACAAGAATACAGAACAAGGTCTACTGATGGGCCCTTTTCTTATGGAGCAAAAATCAGCCATATTTCAAAACAAGTGGCTCGGTGAAAAGAAGAATTGGGAGAGAATCCTTTTGCAGCTTGAAAAAGCAGCATACTCCAGAGAAACAGAGAAGAGAAAACAGGAGTTAAAGCGAAAAATCAAAATGGCAGAGGAGGTATTGATGCAATGAAAAAAATAAATGGACATGAGATTATCCAACTATTTGAGCAGTTCTCCCCAAAAGGGTATGCGATGGAAGGAGACAAGATTGGCCTCCAGGTTGGCAGGCTTAACGCTCCTGTTGAAAATGTTATGATTGCCCTGGATGTACTGGAAGATGTCGTTGATGAGGCAATTGAAAAGAATGTGCAGCTGATTATTGCTCATCATCCCTTAATCTACAGACCTTTGCAAAAAATTCCCACTGATACTCCATCAGGAAGAATTATTGAAAAGCTTATCAAACATGATATAGCCGTGTATGCAGCACATACGAATTTGGATATCGCCAACGGCGGGGTCAATGATATGCTGGCTGATGCACTGAAGCTTTCCAATACGGAAGTCTTATATCCCACATATGAAACTGTATTGAAAAAGCTCGCTGTGTTTGTGCCTGAAGAAAATGCTGAGTCTTTAAGACAAGCTCTTGGGAACGCAGGAGCTGGTTCAATCGGCAATTACAGTCATTGCTCTTTTACCTCTTCTGGGATAGGGCAATTTAAGCCTGGCAGTGAAGCAAATCCTCATATTGGCCAGCTGGGTGAGCTTGCGGCTGTTAATGAAGTCTGCATTGAGACCATTTTTCCTGAACATATAGAAAAAAAAGTGCTTTCTGCGATGTTCAAAAACCATCCTTATGAAGAAGTTGCCTATGATATTTATAAGCTTGAAAACAAGGGTGAAGCTCTGGGTCTGGGTAAAATTGGAGAAATCGGCGAGATGACTCTGGAGGAATTTGCGGAGCATGTAAAACAAACACTTGAAGTGAAGGGAGTTCGTGTAGTGGGTGACCTTTCATCAAAAGTGAAGAAAGTTGCTGTTCTGGGGGGAGATGGAAACAAGTAC
This region includes:
- a CDS encoding tRNA (adenine(22)-N(1))-methyltransferase; this encodes MNTEKLSNRLEAVTNYIPPGARVADIGSDHAYLPCYAVKKGIVPFAVAGEVVEGPYQSAKKQVKMEGLENQISVRKGNGLEVISPNEVDCITIAGMGGSLIASILEEGKSKLASVKRLILQPNLSAISIRSWLIDNGWELIAEDILEEDGKVYEILAAEKGEPLKPYKNTEQGLLMGPFLMEQKSAIFQNKWLGEKKNWERILLQLEKAAYSRETEKRKQELKRKIKMAEEVLMQ
- the cccA gene encoding cytochrome c550 → MNRNPIIPFVLIMVFGVVAMFLVSFKGLGDMEELAKEQEGGGAETEETAAATPEEIYQKSCIGCHGDQYQGGVGPALTGVGDRLSQDEIADIVVNGKGSMPPGLVPQDKAAEMAEWLAGLK
- a CDS encoding Nif3-like dinuclear metal center hexameric protein codes for the protein MKKINGHEIIQLFEQFSPKGYAMEGDKIGLQVGRLNAPVENVMIALDVLEDVVDEAIEKNVQLIIAHHPLIYRPLQKIPTDTPSGRIIEKLIKHDIAVYAAHTNLDIANGGVNDMLADALKLSNTEVLYPTYETVLKKLAVFVPEENAESLRQALGNAGAGSIGNYSHCSFTSSGIGQFKPGSEANPHIGQLGELAAVNEVCIETIFPEHIEKKVLSAMFKNHPYEEVAYDIYKLENKGEALGLGKIGEIGEMTLEEFAEHVKQTLEVKGVRVVGDLSSKVKKVAVLGGDGNKYFMSAKMKGADVYVTGDMYYHVAHDAMMMGLNIVDPGHNVEKVMKKGVTQKLSQMCTEKGYSVSIFPSEVHTDPFKFV